Part of the Anopheles coluzzii chromosome 3, AcolN3, whole genome shotgun sequence genome is shown below.
cggCCGAAGGTTTTCTGCTCGTACTGCGGCAAAGCGTTCAAGGATCCGCGCCGGATGCAGCTGCACATCAACAGCAACCACACGCAGGAGAAGAAGTATCCGTGCGACATCTGCGGCAAGGTGTACCTGCGGCCGACCTCGCTGAAGGACCACAAGCGGGTGAAGCACAGCACGGTCAAGCGGTACGACTGCTCCGACTGCGGGATGGCGTTCGTGAGCTGGGCCCAGCGGTGGCACCATTTCAAGAAGGAGCACACCACGGCGAAACCGTTTGCCTGTACCTACTGTGATTGGGCGTTTAAATTTAAGTAAGTTGGCCATGCTTTCAATCGCTTGGTGCATCATTTCGTTTCCTTGCTTTCTCCTCCAGGGGCGATCTCACGCTGCACATTCGCAAGCACACGGGCGAAAAGCCGTTCAAGTGTGACATCTGTGGTAAAGCGTTCAACAAAAGCTACAACGTGGTGATACACAAAAAGTCGCACCGCAATCTACCGCCGCCGGAACAGTCGACGCTGCTGGCTGCGGAAACAGCGATGCTACCTCAAGGCGAGGTAAAACCGGAACATACGGCAATATAGCCGGCGCGGCAAACAGTGCACTGTGACGATATTACGCgaccgtttttttgtgttagctTTTAGTTCATCATCCCAGATATATATCATTTTTAATCTTATTAAACATAACTTTATTCACTCACGATGTAAATGACGGATGTTGGGGTTATTGCAACTGAAAAAAGTGATTTAAAAAATGCTATTTAATCTTTCGTTCGCTGCGCCTTCTTGTCACATGATAGCGCACGACGAGCTGCTCTCCACCTCGGGCGTTTGCGGTCCTTCCCGCAGCTCTTTGGCTTTCGACGCGAGGAACGACCCTTCGTACTCCTTCTGCATGTGCTCCGGCAGTGGTTTGGCCCAATCCTGCGGCGGTGCCGTCCGCTTCGTCCACACGTTGTTGCCGTAGTGGGCGCGCATCCGCTCTTCGCGCCGCTTCTGTTCGCTGCGTATTAGCTCGAGCGCGCTTTTCGTGTCCGTTGCGTTCTTCTCGAACCGCACGCAGTTGTCGAAATCGCGCTTCCACTGGTTGCAGTCGATCGATTCGCCGTGTATGAAGTACTGGTGGAACCGGGCCTTAACGCTGGTGCAGTCCTCGTACTCTTCATTATATAAGTAACACGGCCGGATCTGGACGGGGGCGGAATGCCGGTGAGCCAAAATTGGATTAAATGCAGAACGAAAGTAAATCGCGCGAGTACACTTACCGACCAAAGGTTTTTCAGCACTTCCTCTTCGTCGGGTGTTTTTGGTTTAATTGTGGCCGCTTCATATATTGTGGACATGGTTGGTTATTTGTTGTTCAGCTGCGACAGTGTGCACTGGGACAGCCCCGTTGCaatcaattttgtttatgtCCTTTGACAGCTGTTGGACAAAAATGAGGGCTACATTCACGCACATCGCTAGTTGGTTTACGGTGTAGGATTGAACTTAAAAGGCTGAGAGGAACGGGCAGCTTTTTGAACGCAAAATCAGTTGGCAGATTGAGGATTGAGGCCACAGATCGCTTTTCTTCGGTGGCAAATAAAAGTAAGTTGTTAAATATGAACCAAAAATCATGTATTACAGCTTCATACTTGGTTACAACTATTATATTAGTTTTGTTTAACTTTATTGACCTTTGCAAAATGTTGCGTCTTGAAAAAATATCTTAATACAAATGAGTGACCCAAAGCGTAAAACTGATCGACGGATTAACTAAACCAATAAGTAAACCATACAATCTATGCTTGTGCTTTCGCTTCCTTCAACGCTTTCCGCGCTTCTTCGTTTCGGTGCGATTTCTTGTGGATGGTAACGTTGTAGCTTTTGTTGAACCGTTTCCCGCATATGTCGCACGAAAATGGCTTCTCGCCCGTATGCGTTCGCACGTGCAGCGTCCAGTCGCTCCTGCAATTtagaaaggaacaaaaaaggtaacaaaTCAAACCCTCAGAAAGCAACAACTTCCCACCGCTTACCTCAGCTTGAACGCTTTGTCGCAGTACTGGCAGCTGTACGGTCTCGCCTCCGAGTGCGCCGTAGCGTAATGGTAGGTCCGTTTCGAGAAGTTGCTAAACTTCATCCCGCAATGTTTGCACTCGTACCGCAGCTCCTTCGAATGGTTCGCGAGGATGTGCTCTCGGAGCGAGTTCGGCCGATAGTACACCTTCCCGCACTCCTCGCACTCGTACTTCCGCTCGAACGTGTGGTGGCTGTTGATGTGCACCTTGAGCAGGTTCGGATCACGGTACTGCTTCCCGCAGTACGAGCAGAACAGCTGCGGCGGTTTCGGATCGTGCGTTTCCAGATGCTTGACCATGTTGCTGCGCCGTAACATCTTACCGCACCGCACGCACGGCAGGTAGCGATTGGAGGTGGCCGCCACAAACTTTCGCTTGGGCTTGGTGGGTACCGCCGCCGGCGCGGGACTGTCTTCCTGTTTAACCACCAATTCGGGTTTGTTTTGGGGCTTTTTCGGTGGCTCCCGCTTCGGTGCCActtgtttcgcttttctttGCCGGGTTTGTCGCACGCTTTCGTTCTTCTCTTCCGGGATGGAGGGAGCTACGTCCTCCTTTACCTCTTGCTCTTCATCCGGCCACGATTGCTGCACCACTTCTTTCTCCAAACCGGCCTCATCGATGAGTCCGAGCTGCTGAGCTTCGTCCTCCTCTATGATGACCACCCGCAGGCCATCGACGTTATCCTCCTTCACGTACACGGTAGTCATCGACTCTTCGCTCTGCAATCTTTCACGGAATATTTCATCGTTATGGATGCAACCTTCGCGAAACTGCTCCACCTGCGTCAGAAAGAGCTGGCAATCTGGGCACAGCACAATGGTGTCGATTGAATGCGGCATGGGCTGCAAAAGGGACGATCAACGGCATTTTTATTCATCTTTCCGAGCCAGACTCCAGGGGATTGTTCCAAGAAGTTTGTTGCTTACCTCGAACGATAATACATTGAAGATTGTATCGATTAGATCACTGTCCTGCTTCAACTCGAGAAAGGTTGGGTCTCGATCTGTTAAACACAGTCGGCAAACAGCTAGATTCGTCATTTTTATACCACATCAACGAATCGGAAAGTAAATTTGTGAACTAGCGCGTCCCTTCGCGATGTGtgctttgttgttgtctgTATGGTTGCCCGAAGACGCTACTGACAGTTCGGGATACAGTACAACGGGCTTATTTGGCGctcatggttttttttatgtgtgtaaaATGGATTTCTCCAAACATATTTAGTGGTATTGTATGAAAAAGGTTTATTTATTGCTCAATTGTTGCTACATCGAATTATCTTAAAAATAGTgaattttaagcaaaaaacaagttcctagtaaaaaagaaaaaaatgacagCTAAACAAGCGCGCCCTTTTTGTTTGACAGCTCAaaggaaatgtaaacaaaccgctCGCAACGGCACCAACGTTCCGCGAACGGGAGCATTCGGCACCGATTCTAGTCGTTTTTAAATCACTTTTCACTCACCTTCACCGCTAAGAATATAAAGTGTCCGGATCCGGATGCGACCCGAACGAAAAACGGCAAAATGATACAGCATGAAAACAATCGCGTACAAATGACGAAAATGCGGCTGCTGCGGGAGTACCACATCAAGGTGCTGGACAACTGGCTGTCTGAGTGTGTGTCGTTCTGTGTGCAGGAAAATCCCACCATTTCCAATGAGGGCGTGTTTCAGTTCGCATTTAGTCAGTGGTTGCTGGCAGATTTGAAGGAGATCGGTACCGGGGTGCTTCCGCCGGGACTGGCCCAGAAGGGCGAACAGCACACGATGAGCGGCTCGTTTCCGGTTCAAATGCAGTACTTGATGGACATTTG
Proteins encoded:
- the LOC120957455 gene encoding zinc finger protein 664-like, translated to MTNLAVCRLCLTDRDPTFLELKQDSDLIDTIFNVLSFEPMPHSIDTIVLCPDCQLFLTQVEQFREGCIHNDEIFRERLQSEESMTTVYVKEDNVDGLRVVIIEEDEAQQLGLIDEAGLEKEVVQQSWPDEEQEVKEDVAPSIPEEKNESVRQTRQRKAKQVAPKREPPKKPQNKPELVVKQEDSPAPAAVPTKPKRKFVAATSNRYLPCVRCGKMLRRSNMVKHLETHDPKPPQLFCSYCGKQYRDPNLLKVHINSHHTFERKYECEECGKVYYRPNSLREHILANHSKELRYECKHCGMKFSNFSKRTYHYATAHSEARPYSCQYCDKAFKLRSDWTLHVRTHTGEKPFSCDICGKRFNKSYNVTIHKKSHRNEEARKALKEAKAQA
- the LOC120957456 gene encoding UPF0545 protein C22orf39 homolog; this translates as MSTIYEAATIKPKTPDEEEVLKNLWSIRPCYLYNEEYEDCTSVKARFHQYFIHGESIDCNQWKRDFDNCVRFEKNATDTKSALELIRSEQKRREERMRAHYGNNVWTKRTAPPQDWAKPLPEHMQKEYEGSFLASKAKELREGPQTPEVESSSSCAIM